Genomic segment of Desulfobacteraceae bacterium:
TGCTCACACGGCGGCTGCCGGCATCCAGCGAATTTTCCACCAACTCCTTGACCACCGCGGCGGGCCGTTCGACCACCTCGCCGGCAGCGATTTTGTTGGACAGAATTTCGGGTAGGATCCGGATGCGTGCCATGGGGGTGAAAGCGGCCGGTCTCAGGCCTTGGCTGAATCCGGTTTGGCGGTAAAAAAACGCAGCAGGTATTCCTCTTCGGAGGGTGAGAGGTCGAATTTCGCGCCGGCCTTTTCAACCAGTTCGACCAGCGAGCGGCCGGGGGTTTCGGTGCGCTCGGTGGAGATCCATTTTACGGCTTTGCGGATTTGTTCACCTTGGGGCTGCAGACTCATTGGGGTCCTCTGGGGTTGGGGGGGGGTTAACCGCCTTGATTATAGCCCCTTAAGCGGCCGGGCGCAAGCCGCCACCTGCGGCTTACAGGGGCGGCCGGCGGCGGTGATGATCGGTGGCCTGCTCGAAGTTGTAGGCCACCCGGAAGAGGCGGCCCTCGTTGAAATGCGGGCCAAGCAGCTGCAGGCCGATGGGCAGGCCGGCTTCTGAAAAGCCGCAGGGGATCGACATGCCGGGGATTCCGGCGAGGTTGGCCGACAGGGTGAACATATCGGATAGGTACATGGTCAGGGGGTCGTCGACCTTTTCGCCGATTTTAAAGGCCGGCGTCGGGGCCACCGGCGAGATCAGCACGTCGCAGCTTCCAAAGGCCGCCGCAAAATCCTCCCGGATGAGCGTGCGCACCTGGGAGGCCTTGCCGTAATAGGCGTCGTAGTAACCGGCCGACAGGCAGTAGGTCCCGATGATGATCCGGCGCTGCACCTCGCGGCCGAAACCCCGGGAGCGGGTGCTGCGGTACATTTCCATCAGATCGGTTTTGCTGGTGTCGCGGAAGCCGTATTTGACGCCGTCGTAACGGGCCAGGTTGGAGCTAGCCTCGGAGGGCGCGATGACGTAGTAGGCGGCCACGGCGTAGGCCGCGTGGGGCAGGGAGACCTCCACGCATTCGGCGCCGAGGTCCTGGAGAACCGCCACGGCCTTCTCGACGGCCGCAGCCACTTCGGGGTCGAGCCCCGCGGCGGCTTGGTATTCGCGGGGGATCCCGACCGTCACGCCGCGCAGTCCCTTTTGCAGAAAAGTGGTGTAATCCGGAACCGCTTCGGGCACCGCGGTGGAATCCTGCGGGTCATGGCCCGCAATGGCGTTCAGCAGCAGTGCGGCGTCGCTGACATCCTTGGCTAGCGGGCCGATCTGGTCCAGCGAGGAGGCGAAGGCCACCAGGCCGTAGCGTGACACCCGACCGTAGGTGGGCTTGAGGCCGACCACGCCGCAGTGCGCGGCCGGCTGCCGGATGGAGCCGCCGGTGTCCGAGCCCAGGGCGCCGAGGCACATTTCGGCCGCCACCGCAGCGGCCGACCCGCCGCTGGACCCTCCCGGGATGCGGCTGAGGTCCCAGGGGTTGTGGGTGGGGAAAAACCCGGAGTTTTCGGTGGAGGAGCCCATGGCAAACTCGTCCATGTTGAGCTTGCCCAGGAGGATCGCACCGGCCGCTTTCAGCCGCTGAATCACCTCGGCGTCGTAGGGCGGGACGAAATTTTCCAGGATCCGGGAGGCGCAGGTGGTGCGCAGGCCGCGGGTGCAGATCAGGTCCTTGACGGCCAGCGGAATGCCGGTCAGTGGGCCGCCGCCGCCGTCAGCCAGGACCTGGTCGGCCCTGCGGGCCTCGGCTAGGGCGCTGTCGGCGGCCACGGTGATAAAGGCCCTGACCCGCGGGTCGACCGCCGCGATGCGGGCCAGCAGCGTCTCGGTCAAGGCCACCGCCGTAATCTCGCGGCGCCTTAAACGTTCTCGGGCTTGATGGATCGTCAGTTCGTGTAATTCCATGGCGTGGTGTTCTCTCCGGCGTTTCGGGAAGGTTGGCTTCGGTGGCCGCCTTGCGGTCAGGTAATGACCTTGGGCACCAGAAAGCTGCCGTCTTCCTTGGCGGGGGCGTTGGCCAGGGCCGCCGCGTTCTCCAGGTGGGGCGTGAGGACGTCCGCGCGAAAGGCGTTGGTCAGTGAGATGGCGTGGGAGGTGGGGGCGACGCCACTGGTGTCCACCCCGTTGAGGGTATCCACATAGGCCAGAATGTCGCCGATCTGGCCGGCGAAGGTCTCGATGGCGGCCTCCTCCAACTCCAGGCGCGCCAGGGCCGCCACGTGCAATATTTCTTCCTTGGTGATTTTCATTGAATGGCTCCCGTGTTTCCGAACGTTGTTCAGCGGCTGACCACCAGGCCGTCAAACTTTTCATTTTTGAGCCGCTTTAGGACCGCCTGGGCGGCGGCGCGATCTTTGAAAGCGCCCACCCGCACCCGGTGCCAGGTGCCCGAAGCGGGAACCTGGGCGCTGACCCGGTAGGCGGCAAACCCCTTGGCCTGGAGGCTCAGGACCAGGCGGGCGGCATCCGCCGGGTCCTTCAGGGAGGCCACCTGGATGGTCAACTCACCGTCGGCGGCCGGCTGCGCCGCAGGCTGCGGTTTGGCCGGAGGCGGTTTGGCCGTGGGCGCCGGCTTGGCCGTGCCTTGCGGGGGGGACGTGGTCCGGGTGGCCAGTTTGAGACTTTTTTTGGTCCTCGCCGTGTTGCCACTGTCGGTGACCGCAGCCCCTGCGGCGGCGGGTGGGGCTCCGGGGTTGGGCAGGGGATCGTCGCCGGTTTTTTTGAGGGCCTCGTAAAAATCGAGGTTGGACCAGTCGCCGGCCGCCTCCTGGGTGAGGGCGGTGCGCTGCTGCTCTTCGGTGAGCAGGCGGGCCTTCATTTCGGCCAGTTCGGTTTCCAGCTTGGCGATATCGAAGCGCAGCGGGGCCGTGCCCCGCCCGACCCACACCCCCAGGCCGAACATCCAGGCCGAGAGCGCAAAAAACCCGAGGATTTTCAAACCCAGCCTGCGGCCGGTGCCGGAGGCCGGCTTTTGCTTGCCGGTTCCCATCGCCGCCGGTTACATGCTCTCGGGGGCGGAAACCCCCAGCAGGTTCAACCCGTTACGGATGACTTTCTGAACCGCCAGTACCAGGCACAGACGGGCCTGGGTCAGCGCCGGATCGTCGGTCAGCACCCGGTGCCGGTTGTAGTAGGCGTGAAAAGCGGCCGCAAGGCCCATCAGGAAATAGGTGATGCGGTGGGGCTCCAAAAGCTGGGCGCTTTGCGCCACCACCTCGGGGTAGCGGGCGAGCGCCTTGAGCAGTTGAATTTCCTCGGGCGCGGTGAGCGGCGCCAGCAAGGCCTCGGATGGGGGCTCAAGTGCGACGCCGTTTTCGGCGGCCTTGCGGCTGATGCTGGCGATCCTGGCATGGACGTACTGCACGTAGTAAACCGGGTTGTCGTTGGTCTTCTGTTTGGCCAGCTCGAGGTCGAAATCAAGTGGACTGTCGTAGTGGCGGGTCAGAAAGATGAAGCGCGCCGCGTCGCGGCCGACCTCATTGATCACGTCGCGCAGGGTCACGAACTCCCCGGCGCGGGTGGACATGGCCACGGGCTGGCCGGCGCGCAGCAGGTTGACCAGTTGCACCAGGATGACGTGGAACTGGTCGCGCCGTCGGCCGGAGGCCTCGATTGCCGCCGTCATGCGGGGCACGTAGCCGTGATGGTCGGCCCCCCAGACGTCGATCACCCGCTCGAAGCCGCGTCGGAACTTGTCCTCGTGGTAGGAAATGTCCGAGGCGAAATAGGTCGTCAGGCCGTTGTTGCGCACCA
This window contains:
- the gatA gene encoding Asp-tRNA(Asn)/Glu-tRNA(Gln) amidotransferase subunit GatA; the protein is MELHELTIHQARERLRRREITAVALTETLLARIAAVDPRVRAFITVAADSALAEARRADQVLADGGGGPLTGIPLAVKDLICTRGLRTTCASRILENFVPPYDAEVIQRLKAAGAILLGKLNMDEFAMGSSTENSGFFPTHNPWDLSRIPGGSSGGSAAAVAAEMCLGALGSDTGGSIRQPAAHCGVVGLKPTYGRVSRYGLVAFASSLDQIGPLAKDVSDAALLLNAIAGHDPQDSTAVPEAVPDYTTFLQKGLRGVTVGIPREYQAAAGLDPEVAAAVEKAVAVLQDLGAECVEVSLPHAAYAVAAYYVIAPSEASSNLARYDGVKYGFRDTSKTDLMEMYRSTRSRGFGREVQRRIIIGTYCLSAGYYDAYYGKASQVRTLIREDFAAAFGSCDVLISPVAPTPAFKIGEKVDDPLTMYLSDMFTLSANLAGIPGMSIPCGFSEAGLPIGLQLLGPHFNEGRLFRVAYNFEQATDHHRRRPPL
- the gatC gene encoding Asp-tRNA(Asn)/Glu-tRNA(Gln) amidotransferase subunit GatC, with product MKITKEEILHVAALARLELEEAAIETFAGQIGDILAYVDTLNGVDTSGVAPTSHAISLTNAFRADVLTPHLENAAALANAPAKEDGSFLVPKVIT
- a CDS encoding SPOR domain-containing protein: MGTGKQKPASGTGRRLGLKILGFFALSAWMFGLGVWVGRGTAPLRFDIAKLETELAEMKARLLTEEQQRTALTQEAAGDWSNLDFYEALKKTGDDPLPNPGAPPAAAGAAVTDSGNTARTKKSLKLATRTTSPPQGTAKPAPTAKPPPAKPQPAAQPAADGELTIQVASLKDPADAARLVLSLQAKGFAAYRVSAQVPASGTWHRVRVGAFKDRAAAQAVLKRLKNEKFDGLVVSR